The Pseudomonas sp. TH06 genome has a window encoding:
- a CDS encoding lipopolysaccharide kinase InaA family protein: protein MQSIDHSTYEALREGAHVLEADGSGDKVLRLADGRMLKLFRRKRLLSSALFYPYAQRFADNTRALEQRGILCPTVIAVYRIPSIERDGVYYSPLAGDTVRQLQDSSKGNDSLRFQLGGYFAQLHEKGVYFRSLHFGNVVLTPDNQLGLIDIADLRCQRRALSDSKRLRNFAHLLRYKEDRQWLLGQDAGDTFIEGYRQALPSNRQAPLISRLRPLLG, encoded by the coding sequence ATGCAATCGATTGACCACAGCACTTACGAGGCACTGCGCGAAGGTGCACACGTATTGGAAGCCGACGGTTCCGGCGACAAGGTGCTCAGATTGGCCGATGGACGCATGCTCAAGCTGTTCCGTCGCAAGCGGCTGCTCAGTTCGGCGCTGTTCTACCCCTATGCGCAGCGCTTTGCCGACAACACCCGGGCACTGGAGCAGCGCGGCATTCTCTGTCCGACCGTCATCGCGGTGTATCGCATTCCGAGCATCGAGCGCGATGGCGTCTATTACAGCCCGCTGGCCGGCGATACCGTGCGCCAGTTGCAAGACAGCAGCAAAGGGAATGATTCGTTGAGGTTCCAACTGGGCGGATATTTCGCTCAACTGCACGAAAAAGGCGTGTATTTTCGATCACTGCACTTTGGCAACGTCGTGCTCACCCCCGATAACCAACTGGGCCTGATCGACATCGCCGACCTGCGCTGCCAGAGGCGCGCACTCAGCGACAGCAAACGCCTGCGCAACTTCGCTCACTTGCTGCGCTATAAAGAAGATCGTCAATGGTTGCTGGGCCAGGACGCTGGCGACACCTTTATCGAAGGCTACCGGCAGGCCCTGCCGAGCAACCGGCAAGCGCCACTGATCTCGCGCCTGCGTCCGCTGTTGGGTTGA